One region of Mesomycoplasma ovipneumoniae genomic DNA includes:
- a CDS encoding DUF262 domain-containing protein, whose translation MAKKKANQNGNIAKNNNLIPWSIGTAIFAYIKPFIEDLGPIINKRYLDYKVEDNNKIVACSKFAHEKITTKDIQVKKQISWTTLRQRVVILESLQIISMNEKDNSLIRLKITKDLANFYKQNRDEWDGNSTFRHDHIKNIALDLFEKFISSFKKASKAIDKKLNSICFNLLLSFDVLYLNSKYKEILVKNSGKNDAVIKGAIESFGSFWKPIMEDIKNDQERNNLISKIENYLQKTIEILENGEIQNSQNLVVNSKIKNNESKFINTEDLVIKDEKLNKNNSEVLDMKDEFEAIDVKDEDEHEDEDEDVGEDDEPTKSKTSINKSWINEIMKAEIKEDYKKNDNNINLVREKSKNVSSETITVQEYLQKFHEYKIYLPFFQRNYTWDPGLIANFFDLIFKEFDTKEDFLFLNTIIFAEKKASEGFWIVDGQQRTVSIILILISILKMASHPDENIFLEQPSIYQTISKILENFSKNNSQYTPLLNFFKNNEKMDNTIFSKNIQKILEKLWEIKTNKNSVDWINDFTNFILKKILLTLIRISEIKDEQFAKLFISINVQSKPIDVVDLIASRVNEESQQEQIPYVKLIQKYFGGEKENKNKLGAFLQNQQYLIKDEFNTQNTENNLFSLYQQLDNLLNKWTNNKALTKETLEEFVKKILVFEYAYVGNINVLSSKKDITDNDGIKVLIQKFKDTIHTNELAFINLQINMISKKGANNPYSLIIERAIEEFEIFDGNLNLTEKKENLELFSSVLFQIEKSKIIYYSNFRSKSLRKPIYTMLSQQKNNPSFLKNDKELYHKLVESPINASDDVNSEKFIAFIENEDKNDKNLKKNVILRVRISLRKNGEIHAKYKKNKHFETEFTSQLMNLYNNTNDPISVDHFFPQNPRKDYNIGFLINKDKSYEEKYNKIVQKVGNLILLHKDTNSRKQNKNPEPICQNVQDVLIQGAVDKDENSKLESLCNKGFYYKIDPSDRDPNKLEKYKEDFKKIEQLIDKRTDQIFDIYFEIFFGKKKKTK comes from the coding sequence ATCAAAATGGAAATATTGCAAAAAATAATAACTTAATTCCATGAAGCATTGGTACTGCTATATTCGCATATATCAAACCTTTTATAGAAGATTTAGGTCCAATAATCAACAAAAGGTATTTAGATTATAAAGTAGAAGATAATAATAAAATAGTTGCTTGTTCAAAATTTGCACACGAAAAAATTACTACTAAAGATATCCAAGTAAAAAAACAAATATCCTGGACAACACTTCGTCAACGTGTTGTCATACTTGAAAGTCTTCAAATTATATCTATGAATGAAAAAGATAATTCTCTTATTAGGCTTAAGATTACCAAGGATTTAGCCAATTTTTATAAACAGAATCGTGATGAATGAGATGGAAATTCAACTTTTAGGCATGATCATATTAAAAATATTGCTTTAGATTTATTTGAAAAATTTATATCTTCATTCAAAAAAGCGAGCAAAGCGATTGATAAAAAATTAAATTCAATTTGTTTTAATTTACTTTTATCTTTTGATGTTTTGTATCTTAATAGCAAATATAAAGAAATTTTAGTAAAAAATAGTGGTAAAAATGATGCTGTTATAAAAGGTGCTATTGAAAGTTTCGGTAGCTTTTGAAAACCAATAATGGAAGATATAAAAAATGATCAAGAAAGAAACAACCTCATAAGTAAAATAGAAAATTATCTACAAAAAACAATAGAAATTTTAGAAAATGGTGAAATTCAAAATTCCCAAAATTTAGTAGTTAACAGTAAAATAAAAAATAATGAGTCTAAATTCATTAACACAGAAGATTTAGTAATAAAAGATGAAAAACTAAATAAAAATAATAGCGAAGTTCTTGATATGAAAGATGAATTTGAAGCTATTGATGTGAAAGATGAAGACGAACATGAAGACGAAGATGAAGATGTAGGCGAAGATGATGAACCAACAAAAAGTAAAACTTCTATAAATAAAAGCTGGATTAATGAAATAATGAAGGCTGAAATAAAAGAAGATTACAAAAAAAATGATAATAATATTAATTTAGTCAGAGAAAAAAGCAAAAATGTGTCTTCAGAAACAATAACAGTACAAGAATATTTACAAAAATTTCATGAATACAAAATCTATTTACCTTTTTTTCAAAGAAATTATACTTGAGATCCTGGTCTAATAGCGAATTTTTTTGACCTAATTTTCAAAGAGTTTGATACTAAAGAAGATTTTTTGTTTTTAAACACGATTATTTTTGCAGAAAAAAAAGCAAGCGAAGGGTTTTGAATTGTTGATGGGCAGCAAAGAACTGTTTCTATTATCTTAATTTTGATCAGTATACTAAAGATGGCAAGCCATCCTGACGAAAATATATTTTTAGAACAGCCTAGCATTTATCAAACAATAAGCAAAATATTAGAAAACTTTTCTAAAAACAATAGCCAATATACCCCTTTGCTAAATTTTTTTAAAAATAATGAAAAAATGGACAACACTATTTTTTCCAAAAATATACAAAAAATTTTAGAAAAATTATGAGAAATTAAAACTAATAAAAACTCAGTAGACTGAATAAATGATTTTACAAATTTTATTCTGAAAAAGATTTTATTAACATTAATTAGAATTTCGGAAATTAAAGATGAGCAATTTGCAAAACTTTTTATTAGTATAAATGTTCAATCAAAACCAATTGATGTGGTTGATTTAATTGCCTCAAGGGTAAATGAAGAATCCCAACAAGAACAAATTCCATATGTCAAACTGATACAAAAATATTTTGGTGGAGAAAAAGAAAATAAAAACAAACTAGGGGCATTTTTACAAAATCAACAATATTTAATTAAAGATGAATTCAATACCCAAAATACAGAGAATAATTTATTTTCCTTATACCAACAACTTGATAATTTATTAAATAAATGAACAAATAACAAGGCATTAACTAAAGAAACGCTAGAAGAATTTGTTAAAAAGATATTAGTTTTTGAATATGCATATGTTGGAAATATAAATGTTTTATCAAGTAAAAAAGATATAACTGACAACGACGGTATAAAAGTTTTAATCCAAAAATTTAAAGACACAATTCATACAAATGAACTAGCTTTTATAAATTTACAAATCAATATGATTTCAAAAAAAGGTGCCAACAACCCATATTCATTAATAATTGAAAGGGCGATAGAAGAATTTGAGATTTTTGACGGTAACCTAAACTTGACCGAGAAAAAAGAAAATTTAGAGTTATTTAGTTCTGTTTTATTTCAAATTGAAAAGTCTAAAATTATTTATTACAGCAATTTTCGCAGCAAATCATTAAGAAAACCAATCTATACGATGTTGTCGCAGCAAAAAAATAATCCAAGTTTTTTAAAAAATGACAAAGAACTTTATCACAAATTAGTAGAATCGCCGATAAATGCAAGTGATGATGTTAATTCTGAAAAATTTATAGCCTTCATAGAAAATGAAGACAAAAATGATAAAAATTTGAAAAAAAATGTTATTTTGAGAGTGCGAATTAGCCTTAGAAAAAATGGAGAAATTCATGCAAAATATAAAAAGAATAAGCATTTTGAGACTGAATTTACAAGTCAATTAATGAATTTATACAATAATACAAACGATCCTATTTCAGTTGATCACTTTTTTCCGCAAAATCCTAGAAAAGATTATAATATAGGTTTTTTGATAAATAAAGACAAAAGTTACGAAGAAAAGTACAATAAAATAGTACAAAAAGTCGGAAACTTAATACTTCTTCATAAAGATACTAATTCAAGAAAGCAAAATAAAAATCCTGAACCAATCTGCCAAAATGTACAGGATGTTTTGATTCAAGGAGCAGTTGATAAAGACGAAAATTCTAAATTAGAAAGTCTTTGCAATAAAGGTTTTTATTATAAAATCGACCCCTCTGATAGGGATCCTAATAAACTTGAAAAATATAAAGAGGATTTTAAAAAAATTGAACAACTAATTGATAAAAGAACTGACCAAATATTCGATATTTATTTTGAAATTTTCTTTGGCAAAAAGAAAAAAACTAAATAA
- a CDS encoding M17 family metallopeptidase, which yields MKKFSEIFVKYSNKFESNRITIEPVFFDSQIPMLLKEDLAITEYLGQNKAYINLGSRTKEFTPSRFRKIAQKLANYPRDIQIDFDKFPNSFLRYLIEVVAFVRSDIFSLRAEYDKQRAKYRDILVVSSYLEELKPIINKYQIINNAVNYARYYQNIPPNIASSEFLAAEIQKKISQNPKLTVKVLGESEIRKLGMNLLLAVNRGSTYDAKLVVISYEGLPGSQYKTAFVGKGITFDSGGYNIKTGMYMNDMKYDMSGAIICAAAIDALSKFNPLANVVAVLPLTDNRLNGDANTPDSVWKSKNGKTVEINNTDAEGRLILADAITYAIREENATEIISVATLTGAIRVALGETFTGAFANDDKLWKSFNEASKEAGELIWRMPLHLDFAQNIRDSKVADLKNTDFSGKAGSSSAAMFIAEFVEDKPFLHLDIAATAFVHNLPTGVMVKTLVEYILTK from the coding sequence ATGAAAAAATTTTCAGAAATTTTTGTCAAATATTCCAATAAATTCGAATCAAATAGGATAACAATTGAACCTGTCTTTTTTGACTCACAAATCCCAATGCTATTAAAAGAAGATCTTGCAATCACTGAATATCTTGGCCAAAATAAAGCATATATTAATTTAGGTTCGCGCACAAAAGAATTTACACCTTCAAGATTTCGAAAAATCGCACAAAAACTAGCTAATTACCCACGAGATATCCAAATTGATTTTGATAAATTTCCAAATAGCTTCCTTCGTTATTTAATTGAAGTTGTTGCTTTTGTTCGTTCTGATATTTTTTCGCTAAGAGCAGAATATGATAAACAGCGAGCAAAATATCGTGATATTTTAGTTGTCTCAAGCTATTTAGAAGAATTAAAACCAATAATTAATAAATACCAAATAATAAATAATGCCGTAAATTATGCTCGATATTACCAAAATATCCCGCCAAACATTGCCTCTTCTGAGTTTTTAGCAGCTGAAATACAGAAAAAAATTTCACAGAACCCTAAATTAACTGTAAAGGTTCTTGGTGAGTCAGAAATTCGTAAATTAGGGATGAATTTACTTTTGGCTGTAAATCGTGGCTCAACTTATGATGCAAAACTTGTTGTTATTTCTTATGAAGGACTGCCAGGAAGTCAATATAAAACCGCCTTTGTTGGAAAAGGGATAACTTTTGACTCTGGTGGATATAATATAAAAACTGGTATGTATATGAATGACATGAAATACGACATGTCTGGGGCAATAATTTGTGCTGCTGCTATTGATGCGCTTTCAAAATTTAATCCGCTAGCTAATGTTGTTGCCGTTTTACCACTAACAGACAACCGCCTAAATGGTGATGCAAATACCCCTGATTCTGTTTGAAAATCAAAAAACGGTAAAACTGTTGAAATTAACAATACTGATGCCGAAGGTCGTTTGATTTTAGCAGATGCAATTACATATGCAATTCGTGAAGAAAATGCAACCGAAATTATTTCAGTGGCAACTCTAACAGGAGCAATTCGCGTTGCTCTTGGCGAAACTTTTACTGGCGCCTTTGCTAATGATGACAAACTTTGAAAAAGTTTTAACGAAGCATCAAAAGAAGCTGGTGAATTAATTTGAAGAATGCCACTACATCTAGATTTTGCCCAAAATATTCGTGACTCAAAAGTGGCAGATCTAAAAAACACTGATTTTTCAGGTAAAGCTGGTTCATCATCTGCTGCAATGTTTATTGCTGAATTTGTCGAAGACAAACCATTTCTTCATTTAGATATTGCCGCAACCGCCTTTGTTCACAACCTTCCAACTGGCGTAATGGTTAAAACTCTTGTTGAATACATTTTAACAAAATAA
- the trmB gene encoding tRNA (guanosine(46)-N7)-methyltransferase TrmB produces MRLRNIPDALERIQKHNLLVENPIFVDDSWIIEVGMGKGQMITKLAFDNPSKKFLGVEKFPSAAVKSLKYVDTYNLKNFFIIICDAKNLLSMLNGKVSQLWLTFPDPWPKKKHYKRRLTYKLFLDIYKEILTKNGLLKLKTDNQKFFQYSLESLEQNGWKIIYQTNDLLNSSRHSENVLTSYEEKWVRLGYKIQYLEATFN; encoded by the coding sequence ATGCGACTAAGAAATATTCCAGATGCACTTGAAAGAATTCAAAAACATAATTTACTAGTTGAAAATCCAATATTTGTTGATGATTCTTGAATAATAGAAGTCGGAATGGGCAAGGGACAAATGATCACAAAGCTTGCCTTTGATAATCCTTCTAAAAAGTTTTTAGGTGTTGAAAAATTTCCCTCAGCTGCTGTTAAATCTTTAAAATATGTTGATACTTATAATTTAAAAAATTTTTTTATCATTATATGTGATGCAAAAAATTTATTGTCAATGTTAAACGGAAAGGTAAGCCAGCTATGGCTTACCTTTCCTGATCCTTGACCAAAGAAAAAACACTATAAGCGTAGACTTACTTACAAACTTTTTCTTGATATTTATAAGGAAATACTAACAAAAAACGGTCTTTTAAAGTTAAAAACAGATAATCAAAAATTTTTCCAATACTCTTTAGAATCTTTAGAACAAAATGGTTGAAAAATAATTTACCAAACTAATGATTTGTTAAATTCTTCCCGCCATAGCGAAAATGTTTTGACTTCTTATGAAGAAAAATGAGTTAGATTAGGTTATAAAATACAGTATTTAGAAGCCACTTTTAATTAA
- a CDS encoding aromatic motif membrane protein, with the protein MKKNKKLVFSVNLLTFLSAGFLASCTQASQQVTNYQTKYEKFATNDIPSPEKAQPFLENSIINQLLDKIYEDSDSKDQLINRILTINSENYLNDLIFNLSFYNSINNSPSDTIIGGFGRGSSNPVLFEKAKFSVNELFENNWLWLLKNLNSAVFVRGLANIDQFQQQNDELNIGLRNEALKNSFYQPSSNKFIDIAIVKSPTEIDPETNIETKNYQVFLLNQDNFIFNLSIKKEFKNQKILNLETTLSPWIQIYPKFIGQKTEKFPLQEYARIISNYRSGVEGVSVPLVEKLIFEENLGGNVLYYTLVDFQKK; encoded by the coding sequence ATGAAAAAAAATAAAAAATTAGTATTTTCTGTTAATTTATTAACATTTTTATCAGCTGGTTTTTTAGCTAGTTGCACTCAAGCATCTCAACAGGTAACTAATTATCAAACTAAATACGAAAAATTTGCAACAAATGATATCCCTAGCCCAGAAAAAGCCCAACCTTTTCTAGAAAACAGTATCATTAATCAGCTTTTAGATAAAATTTATGAAGATAGTGATTCAAAAGACCAACTAATAAACCGAATTTTAACAATTAATTCTGAGAACTATTTGAATGATTTAATCTTTAATTTAAGCTTTTATAATTCAATAAACAACTCACCAAGTGATACAATAATTGGCGGTTTTGGAAGGGGTTCTTCCAACCCTGTTTTGTTTGAAAAAGCTAAATTTAGTGTTAATGAATTGTTTGAAAACAATTGACTTTGGCTTTTAAAAAATTTGAATTCTGCTGTTTTTGTTCGCGGTCTAGCAAACATTGACCAATTTCAACAACAAAATGATGAACTAAATATCGGTCTAAGAAATGAAGCTTTAAAAAATAGTTTTTATCAACCTAGTTCAAATAAATTTATTGACATTGCAATTGTAAAATCGCCTACTGAAATTGATCCAGAGACAAATATTGAAACTAAAAATTATCAAGTTTTTCTTCTAAATCAGGATAATTTTATTTTTAACTTAAGTATTAAAAAAGAGTTTAAAAACCAAAAAATACTTAATTTAGAAACCACTTTAAGTCCGTGAATTCAAATTTACCCTAAATTTATAGGCCAAAAAACTGAAAAATTCCCACTACAAGAATACGCTAGAATTATTTCAAACTACCGAAGCGGTGTTGAAGGTGTTAGCGTGCCACTTGTTGAAAAACTAATTTTTGAAGAAAATCTTGGTGGAAATGTTTTATATTATACTTTGGTCGATTTTCAAAAAAAATAA
- a CDS encoding aromatic motif membrane protein has protein sequence MLKKKLLILATLPTSFFFISCSGIYNFYESQPKPENKSLLTNAKFQEFVNSVFSTNELQKQDYISNQVNLNLPTLTSELKYSLIFSRPYFNMSRDEYRETRQNSRFTIHSYLSKNWLFLLENIDKLSFIFNPYTGRFVKNADEEKINLLKDNKIRISNKNFDFVKIDREADQFDKNSVYYLIFDKNKFIRFTAFETNNELKTKLDFNMFVLEDQIADNFSFANAIENWVKTEEQKYFKDKLESARENLTDAFEEKKAELEEQIARFKSQSQQSDLGSEDEEDEGSFCSPENLDACSPEARAFLENRNRQAFRRTRRNVSATNFQDIRVTNFQDVTDQNQDPNLELAKLEKKYNQDLSNLENTVKNQIFNEKNDLTAANFFSNITTDISTFNSPYKFHKYSLYSIDLEKGSDIITKSEQLPEKDSPFLGDYSKFIDEKLDIKIKNETPEEFNNRRVFEYIFQTIWQNNESKKVQFFNSYYAKENIEKLEAQWKNIQEKLTNTNPDFESAIQEYNSFVETNWLFILERLDKLRLDFYKWYSFPDQFDENGNIKVAHSDEFKQLVKDQEDLTEPFYYANKFLESISEGDTSRFVSNYKDLYILKQNTLINLRVDYSTSEPKVSLNPFVYHFPKTKNKISVKVLTEIFHQALYHASEEAYRDFENDFVKKFRYNLPAQMFFKEKDEKK, from the coding sequence ATGTTAAAGAAAAAATTACTAATTTTAGCTACATTACCAACGTCTTTTTTCTTTATTTCTTGCAGCGGAATTTATAATTTTTATGAATCTCAGCCAAAACCCGAGAACAAATCCTTGCTTACAAATGCCAAATTTCAAGAATTTGTCAACTCAGTTTTTTCTACTAACGAACTTCAAAAACAAGACTATATTTCAAACCAAGTTAATCTAAATTTACCAACATTAACTAGCGAATTAAAATATTCTCTTATTTTTTCAAGACCTTATTTTAATATGTCAAGAGATGAATACAGAGAAACACGCCAAAATTCCCGATTTACAATTCATTCATATTTATCAAAAAATTGACTATTTTTACTTGAAAATATAGACAAATTATCTTTTATTTTCAATCCTTATACAGGTCGCTTTGTTAAAAATGCCGATGAAGAAAAAATAAATTTGCTAAAAGACAACAAAATCAGAATTTCAAATAAAAATTTTGATTTTGTTAAAATTGATAGAGAAGCTGATCAATTTGATAAAAATAGTGTTTATTATTTGATTTTTGACAAAAATAAATTTATCAGATTTACTGCTTTTGAAACTAATAATGAATTAAAAACAAAACTTGACTTTAATATGTTTGTGCTTGAAGATCAAATTGCTGACAATTTTTCTTTTGCTAATGCCATCGAAAATTGAGTAAAAACTGAAGAACAAAAGTATTTTAAAGATAAACTCGAAAGCGCACGCGAAAATCTAACCGATGCTTTTGAAGAAAAAAAGGCCGAATTAGAAGAACAAATTGCTAGATTTAAAAGTCAAAGCCAACAATCAGATCTTGGTTCTGAAGACGAAGAGGACGAAGGAAGTTTTTGTAGTCCCGAAAATTTAGATGCATGTTCACCTGAGGCGAGAGCTTTCCTAGAAAATCGAAATCGTCAAGCATTTAGAAGAACCCGACGAAACGTTAGTGCCACAAATTTTCAAGACATTAGAGTCACAAATTTCCAAGACGTAACGGATCAAAATCAAGATCCTAATTTAGAACTTGCTAAACTTGAAAAAAAATATAACCAAGATCTTTCAAATCTCGAAAACACTGTAAAAAATCAAATATTTAATGAAAAAAATGATCTAACTGCGGCTAATTTTTTCTCAAACATCACCACTGATATTTCTACTTTTAACTCTCCTTATAAATTTCATAAATATAGTTTATATTCAATAGATTTGGAAAAAGGTAGTGATATTATCACTAAATCTGAACAATTGCCCGAAAAAGATTCGCCTTTTTTAGGTGATTATTCTAAATTCATTGACGAAAAACTTGATATTAAGATAAAAAATGAAACGCCTGAGGAATTCAATAATCGCCGTGTTTTTGAATATATTTTTCAAACTATTTGGCAAAACAACGAAAGCAAAAAAGTTCAATTTTTCAATTCTTACTATGCAAAAGAAAACATTGAAAAATTAGAAGCTCAATGAAAAAATATTCAAGAAAAATTAACTAATACTAATCCAGATTTTGAGAGCGCAATTCAAGAATATAACAGTTTTGTTGAAACAAATTGACTTTTTATTCTCGAAAGACTTGACAAACTTAGACTTGATTTTTATAAATGATACTCATTTCCTGATCAATTTGATGAAAACGGTAATATAAAAGTTGCTCATAGTGACGAATTTAAACAACTTGTTAAAGACCAAGAAGATCTTACAGAACCTTTTTATTATGCAAATAAATTTCTTGAGTCAATTTCTGAAGGAGACACATCAAGATTTGTAAGCAATTATAAAGATCTTTATATATTAAAACAAAACACATTAATAAATTTAAGAGTTGATTATTCAACTTCAGAACCAAAGGTAAGTCTAAATCCTTTTGTATATCATTTTCCTAAAACAAAAAATAAAATTTCTGTCAAAGTTCTTACCGAAATTTTCCACCAAGCACTTTATCATGCCTCCGAAGAAGCTTATCGTGATTTTGAAAATGATTTTGTAAAAAAATTCCGTTATAATTTGCCTGCGCAAATGTTTTTTAAGGAAAAAGATGAAAAAAAATAA
- a CDS encoding ABC transporter ATP-binding protein: MSNWALDVRNLTKIYPKSEKGAKNVTFKVKKNTIHAFIGENGAGKTTVIKCIVDAYQNFSGTILINNFSNKLPEAKKFIGYVPENSIFPPELNSYEFLYEFGLMSKMNSKLVKEKIDYYLKLLKIEDLAKLKPFNFSSGQKRKIMLVQSLIHDPELIIFDEPFSNLDPSARAEFLAIIKILHKQGKTIFLSSHNLQEIDSLIDSLTLINKGQIYYCGQKTENLQKMYQKYILKTGTTT, encoded by the coding sequence ATGTCAAATTGAGCTTTGGATGTTAGAAATTTAACAAAAATTTATCCTAAATCCGAAAAAGGTGCAAAAAATGTCACTTTTAAGGTCAAAAAAAACACAATTCATGCCTTTATTGGCGAAAATGGAGCGGGAAAAACAACTGTTATTAAGTGTATTGTCGATGCCTACCAAAATTTTTCAGGAACAATTCTTATTAATAACTTTTCAAATAAATTGCCAGAAGCAAAAAAATTTATTGGTTATGTTCCGGAAAATTCAATTTTTCCGCCTGAGCTAAATTCATACGAATTTTTGTATGAATTTGGACTAATGTCAAAAATGAACTCTAAGTTAGTAAAGGAAAAAATTGATTATTATTTAAAGCTGTTAAAAATTGAAGATTTAGCAAAATTAAAACCTTTTAACTTTTCTTCAGGTCAAAAGCGAAAAATTATGCTTGTTCAATCTTTAATTCATGATCCAGAACTAATAATATTTGACGAACCTTTTTCAAACTTAGATCCCTCAGCACGGGCTGAATTTTTAGCAATTATTAAAATTTTACACAAACAAGGAAAAACAATTTTCCTTTCAAGTCATAATTTGCAAGAAATTGATTCTTTGATTGATAGTTTAACACTAATAAATAAGGGACAAATTTACTATTGTGGTCAAAAAACGGAAAATTTGCAAAAAATGTACCAAAAATATATATTAAAAACGGGGACTACTACATAA
- a CDS encoding ABC transporter permease yields the protein MFLSIFKDLATQSLDIITFTKPYSRQYFIATKILFLIFFGLIWSVFIDFLLIGFYLINYSFFDQVNSPLLFGFLSPFFSFIIFGGITVIVSHKFSSKSSLAIAIFSFSPFILIGSTTAFNSTSSINRFAEILNLEHKGYDSNTIADVEKFYLNDKQDRFFIIPKQVDNPNFTDRQINYIQQAWNDSSAAAQIWQVASYLLIPYQLINIFEPKDRDAIENAAGNQDSFLKNYIYSNNLESKEKNYLLSTVPSLQRYKLSNNQEVILVPGALKNDSHFEDLENREIIYANEDASNFEKILPQDSQTFGLTSDLVGKLKWNLIKEVVSSKVFDKYARAFFESFTEENTQKDILEKISAAISTDKELLDLVDEQTVVLAKNPDITQIENQVQRKIYLAASLIYWLYFNKQNSFVLDNLLKNDKNNFDPAPFFVKIDQQNYQIGGFSSFSAEQRLVDNKVIKRFNLAKSNNFLFQPVLQIMEIKSNHHVVIKNFYPLIWAFISIILVYFIFRIYTRKDYK from the coding sequence ATGTTTTTATCTATTTTTAAAGATTTAGCAACTCAAAGTCTTGATATAATAACTTTCACAAAACCATATTCTCGTCAATATTTTATTGCGACAAAAATCTTGTTTTTAATATTTTTTGGACTTATTTGGTCAGTTTTTATTGATTTTTTATTAATAGGATTTTATTTAATTAATTATTCATTTTTTGACCAAGTTAACTCTCCTTTATTATTTGGTTTTTTATCGCCATTTTTTTCATTTATTATTTTTGGTGGAATTACAGTAATTGTTAGTCACAAATTTAGTTCAAAATCATCGCTTGCTATCGCTATTTTTTCGTTTTCACCTTTTATTTTAATTGGTTCAACAACAGCTTTTAATTCAACTTCAAGCATTAACAGATTTGCTGAAATTCTTAATTTAGAACATAAAGGTTATGATTCAAATACAATTGCTGATGTCGAAAAATTTTACCTAAATGATAAACAAGATCGTTTTTTTATAATTCCAAAACAAGTTGACAACCCTAATTTTACCGATCGACAAATAAATTATATTCAACAAGCATGAAATGATTCTTCAGCTGCAGCACAAATCTGGCAAGTAGCTTCTTATTTATTAATTCCTTATCAATTAATTAATATCTTTGAACCAAAAGACCGTGATGCAATCGAAAATGCTGCCGGAAATCAGGATAGTTTTCTTAAAAATTACATTTATTCAAACAATTTAGAATCAAAAGAAAAAAATTATCTTCTCTCAACAGTCCCAAGTCTTCAAAGATATAAACTTTCAAATAACCAAGAGGTAATTTTAGTTCCTGGGGCTCTTAAAAATGATTCGCATTTTGAAGATCTTGAAAATAGAGAAATAATTTATGCTAATGAAGATGCTTCCAATTTTGAAAAAATACTTCCACAAGACTCACAAACTTTTGGGCTTACATCTGATCTTGTTGGTAAATTAAAGTGAAATTTAATAAAAGAAGTTGTTTCATCTAAGGTTTTTGACAAATACGCGCGTGCATTTTTTGAAAGCTTTACAGAAGAAAATACCCAAAAAGATATTCTTGAAAAAATTTCTGCGGCAATTTCAACTGATAAAGAACTTTTAGATTTAGTTGATGAACAAACTGTTGTTCTTGCAAAAAATCCTGACATAACACAAATTGAAAACCAAGTTCAAAGAAAAATATATTTGGCTGCCTCATTGATTTATTGGCTTTATTTTAATAAACAAAATAGCTTTGTTCTTGATAATTTATTAAAAAATGACAAAAATAATTTTGATCCAGCTCCATTTTTTGTCAAAATTGACCAACAAAATTATCAAATCGGTGGATTTTCTTCATTTAGCGCCGAACAAAGACTAGTTGATAACAAAGTGATAAAAAGATTTAATTTAGCAAAAAGCAACAACTTTTTATTCCAACCAGTTTTACAAATTATGGAAATAAAATCTAATCATCACGTTGTAATCAAAAATTTTTACCCGCTAATTTGAGCATTTATTTCAATAATTTTAGTTTATTTTATCTTTCGAATTTATACTAGAAAGGATTATAAATAA